From the Brachyspira intermedia PWS/A genome, the window AAAATTATATCTTCATCGCCTAGTCTTCCTTCTGTTATTACAGTAACAGGATAATTATTATTAGTTTCTATTTTGTATAATAATGATAAAGGAGTTTGTCCATTAGGATTTAATATAAACTCACCTACCTTATCATCAGGAAGCGGTATTTCTTTTTTAGAACATGAAAAACATAAAAATAATATCATCATTAAAATTATAAATGCTGCAAATCTTTTCATTTTTAAATACCCTAATTATCATAATTAATGTAAACTTTTTTATATTCTAAATAATAAAATAAGTTTTTGCAATAAAAAATATATAAAAAATATAAATATAATTGAAAATATTAATTTTTATATAAAATACAGTATTTAATTTTATGAGTTAATTTTTTATTAAATCGAAATAAGGTTTTTAATAATATGAAAGAATTTTTTGATGCTGCTAAAAGCGGAGATTTAAACAAATTAAAAGAATGCTTAAATAAAAATATCAATATAAATAAGCTAGATGATGAAGGGTTTACTGCCTTAATGCTTGCATCTATATTTAATAGAGTTAATATTACCGAAGAATTAATAAAAAATAATGCTGATATTAATTTGCAAACCGATGAAAATTGGACTGCTTTGATATTTGCTTCATTTTACGGGCATAGTGAAATCGCTGAGCTTCTGCTAAAAAATAATGCCAACTTAAATATAAAAAATAAACAAGGTTTCGATGCTTTTCTTACTGCCGTATTTTATAAAAGAATTGATATTGTTAAACTATTATTAAAATACAATGCTGATGTTAATACAAAAAATAATGAGGGATTTACTCCGCTTATTTATGCCTGCAATCATGATAATACAGATATATTAAAACTTCTTATAAATCATAATGCAGATATTAACGGCAAAACTAATGATGGAGTTAATGGGCTTATGTATGCATGTTTAATGCTTAAAGAAGATATAGTAAAAGAGCTTCTTGAAAATAATATTAATATTGATGAAGTTGATAATAATGGTGATAATGCATATATTTATTTGAAAAGCAATGAAAATAATGAAAGCGATAATGAAGGCAATGAAGATTTAAAAACTATGAATAGAATAAATGATATGATGAATAATTATATAAAATAGAATAAATAAAAATGCTGTTTTGTTCTTTAATCTTATCTCCCACCCGCCCCCTAAATATTAATTTGTAATAATATTTTTTTTGTTATATAATATTAAGAATAATAAATAAATTTTAAATAGTTGTGCGACTTATGCAGGATATATGTATAATAACAGATATAGGAACAATATACGGGTTTGGACATATTACTCGTATGAAGTTCATAGCAAATAAATTAAAAGAATATTATAACTTTACATTTTCTTCTATCAATAATAATAGCAGTATATTTAAAGATAATACTATAAATACATGTAGATACAATGAAATAGAAAATTTAAATCCTTATCTAGTAATAGTAGACAGCAGAGAAGTAGATTCAAAATATATAAAAGAATTAAAAAAAATAAGCAATGTTATAATAATAGATAGTGTGGGAAATGAAAGAGCATTTGCTGATATAGTTATAGAAATGCTTCCGAATATAGATAATTCCAAAGAGGTAAATATAAAGCCTTTCATAGCTACTATATTAAATTCTAATGTAAAACCAAAATATGATGCTGATGCCCCTATTCTTCTTTATTTGGGATTTAATAATGAATTAAAAAATAAAGCTATAGAAATAATAAGTAAAATAGAAGATAAAAATTTTGTATTGATAGATACAGAAAAAGAAAGCGAATATAGTAATATAAGATATAAGAATTTCGGAACTGATATATTTGAAAATCCATACAGTGCGGTTATAACCTATTTCGGGCTTACAGCCTTTGAATGCATAGAATCTTCAATACCTGTAATTTTGCTTTCTCCTACAAAATATCATGATGATTTGGCAAGAATTCAGGAAGAGCTTTTCTTTAATTTGGGATTCTTTCAGAACATAGATACTGATACTGCAATAAATAAATTAAAAGAATTTCTATTTAATAATGATATGCAAAATAAGTTCAGAGAAAAAGGTAAGTTGATAAATACAGATAAATCTTTGGAGCGTATAAAAACTATAATAGATAATATAAAAGATTTCAAAAATATAGAATGCCCATTTTGCAAAAGCAGAAACATAGAAATGAAAAATAGAAATTTGGAATCCAATTTATATAAATGCCAAAAATGTAATACACTATTTAGAAAATATTTTCTTCCTCCATTTACAGATTATTCTTCTAAATATTTCGTTGAAGATTATAAGAATCAGTACGGAAAAACTTATGAGGAAGACAGTGCTAATTTAACTGCTTTGGCTAAAAGAAGATTAGAAAAGATAAAGAAAATAAAACCTAATGGAAAAGTACTTGATATAGGAAGTGCAATGGGTTTCTTTCTTAAAGAAGCTAAAGAATATGGATATGAAACAGAGGGTATAGAGATAAGTGAATATGCCTCGAACTACTGTATAAACACCCTTAATCTTAATGTACATAA encodes:
- a CDS encoding ankyrin repeat domain-containing protein, with amino-acid sequence MKEFFDAAKSGDLNKLKECLNKNININKLDDEGFTALMLASIFNRVNITEELIKNNADINLQTDENWTALIFASFYGHSEIAELLLKNNANLNIKNKQGFDAFLTAVFYKRIDIVKLLLKYNADVNTKNNEGFTPLIYACNHDNTDILKLLINHNADINGKTNDGVNGLMYACLMLKEDIVKELLENNINIDEVDNNGDNAYIYLKSNENNESDNEGNEDLKTMNRINDMMNNYIK
- a CDS encoding class I SAM-dependent methyltransferase, which gives rise to MQDICIITDIGTIYGFGHITRMKFIANKLKEYYNFTFSSINNNSSIFKDNTINTCRYNEIENLNPYLVIVDSREVDSKYIKELKKISNVIIIDSVGNERAFADIVIEMLPNIDNSKEVNIKPFIATILNSNVKPKYDADAPILLYLGFNNELKNKAIEIISKIEDKNFVLIDTEKESEYSNIRYKNFGTDIFENPYSAVITYFGLTAFECIESSIPVILLSPTKYHDDLARIQEELFFNLGFFQNIDTDTAINKLKEFLFNNDMQNKFREKGKLINTDKSLERIKTIIDNIKDFKNIECPFCKSRNIEMKNRNLESNLYKCQKCNTLFRKYFLPPFTDYSSKYFVEDYKNQYGKTYEEDSANLTALAKRRLEKIKKIKPNGKVLDIGSAMGFFLKEAKEYGYETEGIEISEYASNYCINTLNLNVHNCSLLDFEYKEKEYDIITAWYVVEHIYNFESILERIIYSLKDDGILAFATPNGNGLSGRYNKNYFSIVPSDHAFEANPKSLDILMSKYSLKCINLENQSVYYNRFCDVFGLNFIRKNNFLSGIYSSFAKSKNLGDTFECIYQKSLK